The proteins below come from a single Asanoa ferruginea genomic window:
- a CDS encoding aminotransferase class V-fold PLP-dependent enzyme, which translates to MHPAALAEFSPLSRTYLNTAGYGLPSRRTVAALEGALAAWQDGSADWVNDWDVQAERCRAAAGPLLGAPVDEIALLPAVSVGAGVVLGSLSAGDEILVPSGEFASVLLPALVAARSRSVTVRQVPFDALAEEVHPDTALVATSQVRSNDGRVQDLAAVAAAARAVGAAVLVDATHAAGVLPVDAAALGLDYVLVAAYKHLLCPRGVALMRVARSRWSQVPAFVASWRSAGDAYAHYYGPSLDDLAPTAARYDVSLAWHAWVGAVPALEFLASVPAPDRRDWCVGLADETAKLLGLPPTGSSVLAVPVADRAAAASALRAANIVTSVPPTGPGALIRLSFHLYNDLSQARLVADVLAPHLETRR; encoded by the coding sequence GTGCATCCCGCCGCACTCGCCGAGTTTTCACCCCTGTCCCGCACCTACTTGAACACCGCCGGCTACGGCCTGCCGTCCCGCCGCACCGTGGCGGCGCTCGAAGGAGCGCTCGCCGCGTGGCAGGACGGTTCGGCCGACTGGGTCAACGACTGGGACGTTCAGGCCGAGCGGTGCCGCGCGGCCGCCGGTCCGCTGCTCGGCGCCCCGGTCGACGAGATCGCGCTGCTGCCGGCCGTCTCGGTCGGCGCGGGCGTCGTGCTCGGTTCGCTGTCCGCCGGCGACGAGATCCTGGTGCCTTCCGGTGAGTTCGCGTCGGTGCTGCTGCCCGCGCTGGTGGCGGCCCGGTCGCGGTCCGTCACCGTGCGCCAGGTGCCGTTCGACGCGCTCGCCGAGGAGGTCCACCCGGACACGGCGCTGGTGGCCACCAGCCAGGTGCGCTCCAACGACGGTCGGGTGCAGGACCTGGCGGCGGTCGCTGCCGCGGCCCGTGCGGTCGGGGCGGCGGTGCTGGTCGACGCCACCCACGCGGCCGGCGTGCTGCCGGTCGACGCGGCAGCGCTCGGCCTCGACTACGTGCTCGTCGCGGCCTACAAGCACCTGCTCTGCCCGCGCGGCGTGGCCCTCATGCGGGTGGCTCGTTCCCGGTGGTCTCAGGTGCCGGCGTTCGTCGCGTCCTGGCGGTCGGCCGGCGACGCCTACGCCCACTACTACGGCCCTTCGCTCGACGACCTCGCGCCGACCGCGGCCCGCTACGACGTCTCGCTGGCCTGGCACGCCTGGGTCGGCGCGGTGCCGGCGTTGGAGTTCCTGGCATCGGTGCCCGCCCCCGACCGGCGCGACTGGTGTGTCGGCCTGGCCGACGAGACCGCCAAGCTGCTCGGCCTGCCACCGACCGGCTCGTCGGTGCTCGCGGTGCCGGTCGCCGACCGCGCCGCGGCCGCTTCCGCGTTGCGGGCCGCCAACATCGTGACGTCGGTGCCGCCCACCGGCCCCGGCGCCCTGATCCGGTTGTCGTTCCACCTCTACAACGACCTGTCCCAGGCGCGGCTCGTCGCCGACGTGCTGGCGCCACACCTGGAAACCCGGAGGTAG
- a CDS encoding dipeptide ABC transporter ATP-binding protein encodes MTTQTTQRDGDLAAEGLSVGYRSRAGLTQVLADVSVRLHAGKILGLAGESGSGKSTLALSLLGYRVAGQETLAGQVAFDGRDLDRASIKELRKVWGARLAYLPQDTATSLNPALTIRRHFVEGLRRHRGLDTAAAVARSAEWLARVEIPEPESALHKYPHQFSGGQQQRIALALALSVEPEVLILDEPTTGLDVVTQAHVNRLIVALARDAGIAALYVSHNLALLATVCDELAIMYAGQIVEQGVASAVYAAPRHPYTSALIGAVPTIASDRPLHGIPGIPLPSVPVHTCGFAQRCGFRTDACATDIPLVTLADDRSARCIRLDELPPFAPAASHASVSAVVAPRSAPAVDAILTVDNVGVVFSRPGTGEPFVAVDDVSVRVPAGRALGIAGESGSGKSTLLRSIAGLVRPSSGSVSYRGAELAGLAGERPVALRQAIQIVFQNPDATLNPRHTVYQSLERPLKLFRADIAKRDRRDAVAAMMKQIRLSPDLLDRYPRNLSGGQRQRVAIGRALLAEPEVLLCDEVTSALDVSVQASILELLVGLQADRELTVVFVTHDLGVLRAVADEAIILQNGAIREEGPTTKLLREPTHPYTKELIAAVPNPERSSEFLSGGS; translated from the coding sequence GTGACGACGCAGACAACGCAACGCGACGGCGACCTCGCGGCGGAGGGCCTCTCGGTCGGCTACCGGTCGCGCGCCGGGCTGACCCAGGTGCTCGCCGACGTCTCGGTGCGCCTGCACGCCGGCAAGATCCTCGGCCTGGCCGGCGAGTCCGGCTCCGGGAAGAGCACGCTGGCCCTGTCGCTGCTGGGCTACCGGGTCGCGGGGCAGGAGACGCTGGCCGGCCAGGTCGCGTTCGACGGCCGCGACCTCGACCGGGCGTCCATCAAGGAGTTGCGCAAGGTGTGGGGAGCGCGGCTGGCCTACCTGCCGCAGGACACCGCGACCTCGCTCAACCCCGCGCTGACGATCCGGCGGCACTTCGTCGAGGGGTTGCGCCGGCATCGCGGGCTCGACACGGCGGCCGCCGTCGCGCGCAGCGCCGAATGGCTGGCCAGGGTAGAGATCCCGGAGCCGGAGTCGGCGCTGCACAAGTATCCGCACCAGTTCAGTGGCGGGCAGCAGCAGCGGATCGCGCTGGCGCTGGCGCTGTCGGTCGAGCCCGAGGTGCTGATCCTCGACGAACCGACGACCGGGCTCGACGTGGTCACCCAGGCACACGTCAACCGGCTGATCGTGGCCCTGGCCCGGGACGCGGGCATCGCCGCGCTCTACGTCAGCCACAACCTCGCGTTGCTGGCCACCGTCTGCGACGAGCTCGCCATCATGTACGCGGGCCAGATCGTCGAGCAGGGCGTCGCCTCGGCCGTGTACGCGGCGCCGCGGCATCCGTACACGTCGGCGCTGATCGGTGCCGTGCCCACGATCGCGTCCGACCGGCCGCTGCACGGTATCCCCGGCATTCCCCTGCCGTCGGTGCCGGTGCACACCTGCGGTTTCGCGCAGCGGTGCGGGTTCCGCACCGACGCCTGTGCCACCGACATCCCGCTGGTCACCCTGGCCGACGACCGGTCGGCGCGGTGCATCCGGCTGGACGAGTTGCCACCGTTCGCGCCGGCCGCCTCGCATGCCTCGGTGTCGGCCGTCGTCGCGCCGCGCTCTGCCCCGGCCGTCGATGCCATCCTCACCGTCGACAATGTCGGCGTCGTCTTCTCCCGGCCCGGCACCGGTGAGCCGTTCGTCGCCGTTGACGACGTGTCGGTGCGGGTGCCGGCGGGTCGCGCACTGGGCATCGCGGGGGAGAGCGGCAGCGGGAAGTCGACGCTGCTGCGCTCGATCGCCGGCCTGGTGCGCCCGTCGTCCGGCTCGGTCAGCTATCGCGGCGCCGAACTGGCCGGGCTGGCCGGCGAGCGCCCGGTCGCGCTGCGCCAGGCGATCCAGATCGTGTTCCAGAACCCGGATGCCACGCTCAACCCGCGGCACACCGTCTACCAGTCGCTGGAACGGCCGCTCAAGCTGTTCCGGGCCGACATCGCCAAGCGCGACCGGCGCGACGCCGTAGCGGCGATGATGAAGCAGATCCGGCTCTCGCCCGACCTGCTCGACCGCTACCCGCGCAACCTGTCGGGCGGCCAGCGGCAACGGGTCGCGATCGGCCGGGCGCTGCTCGCCGAGCCCGAGGTGCTGCTCTGCGACGAGGTGACCTCGGCGCTCGACGTGTCGGTGCAGGCGTCGATCCTGGAGTTGCTGGTGGGCCTCCAGGCCGACCGGGAGCTGACGGTGGTCTTCGTGACCCACGACCTGGGCGTGCTGCGGGCGGTCGCCGACGAGGCGATCATCCTCCAGAACGGTGCGATCCGGGAGGAGGGGCCGACCACCAAGCTGCTGCGCGAGCCGACCCATCCCTACACGAAGGAGCTGATCGCGGCCGTTCCCAACCCGGAGCGGTCCAGTGAGTTCCTCAGTGGAGGGTCCTGA
- a CDS encoding ABC transporter permease gives MSASVLDNVTAADLPMPRQRRWRSFLAIPQGGFGVGLLLLLLALVVIGPFIAPDSPNEISDQPILGPSAQHWLGTDSYGRDIFSRVLHGGASVILLPLVAVSAAMVVATLVGLLAGYLGGKTDAVVTWIINIALAIPSYLAVLVVVAAFGGGGAVVVTAVAVVYAPYITRVIRSATQAIAPREFVLAARARGESLGWILFREITPNIGPTLLVEIALRFTYAIMFIASLSFLGLGVQPPSANWGVMVAQNRALLLVSPVGVLVPALLIGVLAIAVNLIADALTQFFGDRIHERLMV, from the coding sequence ATGAGCGCGTCGGTTCTCGACAACGTCACTGCGGCCGATCTCCCGATGCCGCGCCAGCGGCGGTGGCGTAGCTTCCTGGCGATTCCGCAGGGCGGGTTCGGTGTCGGGCTGCTGTTGTTGTTGCTGGCGCTGGTGGTGATTGGGCCGTTCATCGCGCCCGACTCGCCCAACGAGATCAGCGACCAGCCGATCCTCGGCCCGTCGGCGCAGCACTGGCTGGGCACCGACTCCTACGGCCGCGACATCTTCAGCCGGGTGCTGCACGGCGGCGCCTCGGTGATCCTGCTGCCGCTGGTCGCGGTCTCGGCCGCGATGGTGGTCGCCACGCTGGTCGGGTTGCTCGCCGGCTATCTCGGCGGCAAGACCGACGCGGTGGTCACCTGGATCATCAACATCGCCCTGGCGATCCCGTCCTACCTGGCGGTGCTCGTCGTGGTCGCGGCCTTCGGCGGCGGCGGGGCGGTGGTGGTCACCGCGGTCGCGGTGGTCTACGCGCCCTACATCACCCGGGTCATCCGGTCGGCGACCCAGGCCATCGCGCCACGCGAGTTCGTGCTGGCCGCCCGGGCCAGGGGCGAGTCGCTCGGCTGGATCCTGTTCCGCGAGATCACCCCGAACATCGGGCCGACCCTGCTGGTCGAGATCGCGCTGCGGTTCACGTACGCCATCATGTTCATCGCCTCGCTGAGCTTTCTGGGTCTCGGCGTCCAGCCGCCCAGCGCCAACTGGGGCGTGATGGTGGCCCAGAACCGGGCGCTGCTGCTGGTCTCGCCGGTCGGTGTGCTCGTGCCCGCGCTGCTGATCGGCGTGCTCGCGATCGCGGTCAACCTCATCGCCGACGCGCTCACCCAGTTCTTCGGCGACCGCATCCACGAACGGTTGATGGTGTGA
- a CDS encoding ABC transporter permease, which yields MTQTAQQAGRPRIRRAPRRLPYLVRQLITLVVTLFAITIVIFGLTAIAGDPARDILGQYATDAQVTAFQQLHHLDQPVVVRYFEWLGGVLHGDLGVSYQSNGPVWDVISPRLGPSIVLVLLSWVLTVVISVPIGLYSGVRLRGKRDASLTFVTLIVAAFPEFVLGLMLAILLGVWLAWLPVDSTAVSYGGLFDSASAYVLPAITIALGTIPYIIRLMRANAREVASETYVRAAVLRGVTEPSLSLRHILPNAAPPVVTALGLQFAGLIGGVVVAETLFGFPGMGQLLAQSAASRDAPVVEAMALLIGAVFVIANLAADAIVVYVTPKLRDTVR from the coding sequence ATGACACAGACCGCACAGCAGGCCGGGCGCCCTCGAATCCGGAGGGCGCCCCGCCGCCTGCCCTACCTCGTCCGCCAGCTCATCACGCTCGTGGTGACGCTCTTCGCCATCACGATCGTGATCTTCGGGCTGACCGCGATCGCCGGCGACCCGGCCCGCGACATCCTCGGGCAATACGCGACCGACGCGCAGGTGACCGCGTTCCAGCAACTGCACCACCTCGACCAGCCGGTGGTGGTGCGCTACTTCGAGTGGCTCGGCGGCGTGCTGCACGGCGACCTCGGCGTCTCGTACCAATCGAATGGTCCGGTCTGGGATGTCATCTCGCCCCGGCTCGGCCCGTCGATCGTCCTCGTGCTGCTCTCCTGGGTGCTGACCGTCGTCATCTCGGTGCCGATCGGCCTCTATTCGGGGGTACGCCTGCGCGGCAAGCGGGACGCCTCGCTCACGTTCGTGACGCTGATCGTCGCCGCGTTCCCGGAGTTCGTGCTCGGCCTCATGCTCGCGATCCTGCTCGGCGTCTGGCTCGCCTGGCTGCCGGTCGACTCGACGGCGGTCAGCTACGGCGGCCTGTTCGACAGCGCGTCGGCCTATGTGCTGCCGGCCATCACCATCGCGCTCGGCACGATTCCCTACATCATCCGGCTCATGCGGGCGAACGCCCGCGAAGTGGCGTCGGAGACCTATGTGCGGGCGGCGGTGCTGCGCGGCGTCACCGAGCCGTCGTTGTCGCTGCGGCACATCCTGCCCAACGCGGCCCCGCCGGTGGTCACCGCGCTGGGCCTGCAGTTCGCCGGTCTGATCGGAGGCGTGGTGGTCGCGGAAACCCTGTTCGGCTTCCCCGGAATGGGCCAGCTCCTCGCCCAGTCGGCCGCGTCCCGCGACGCCCCGGTGGTCGAGGCGATGGCGCTGCTGATCGGCGCCGTGTTCGTCATCGCCAACCTGGCCGCCGACGCGATCGTCGTCTACGTGACGCCCAAGCTCCGGGACACCGTCCGATGA
- a CDS encoding ABC transporter substrate-binding protein, translated as MTNVINRRTLLKTGAGAALGLGVFGLAACGDDGSPAPAGAGAAGGPKKGGTLRWAVAAGNATQVADPAKAGGTMPLLIATNCYDTLVRADENYQLTPALATEWSSSADALTWTFKLRPGVKFHDGGPLTAQDVVYSFKRILDPALAAVGLAQIGPYLDASGITAADQTTVKLTLKKPNAFIPVMVSHAGFSIVKDGTTDFSKGNGTGPFTLTGFDAAARTSLARFDGYWQDNKPYLDAIQIVVIAEDATRLQAVTSGSQDVVDNITGANTLLLKGSVEPYMLKNGGWVGLTMFGDTAPFNNQKIIQAMQYAADRKKIMSVVAPGIDIISPDIPIPPEDPFFPSGLQPRAYDPDKAKALLKEAGVSGNFSFDVYAYEGDKLDTAVSFKSTAEAAGINANVITWPHATFFTDIFKKKPAIGISVARLHISQALPRLYGKGGDLNITHFSNPQFDDLVAQATASSDQAKQKQLFSDALTIVNDGAANVIPGWEGQVYGKSKHVQGLDAANGAHMYLSGAYLS; from the coding sequence ATGACGAATGTGATCAATCGACGCACCCTGTTGAAGACGGGCGCCGGCGCCGCGCTCGGCCTCGGAGTCTTCGGCCTCGCCGCGTGCGGCGACGACGGTTCGCCGGCGCCCGCCGGTGCCGGTGCCGCCGGTGGCCCGAAGAAGGGCGGCACGCTGCGCTGGGCGGTGGCCGCCGGCAACGCCACGCAGGTCGCCGACCCGGCCAAGGCCGGCGGCACGATGCCGCTGCTGATCGCCACCAACTGCTACGACACGCTGGTGCGGGCCGACGAGAACTACCAGCTCACCCCCGCCCTGGCCACCGAGTGGTCGTCCAGCGCCGACGCCCTGACCTGGACCTTCAAGCTCCGGCCCGGGGTCAAGTTCCACGACGGCGGCCCGCTCACCGCGCAGGACGTCGTCTACTCGTTCAAGCGGATCCTCGACCCGGCCCTGGCCGCCGTCGGTCTCGCGCAGATCGGGCCCTACCTCGACGCGTCCGGCATCACGGCGGCCGACCAGACCACGGTGAAGCTGACGCTGAAGAAGCCCAACGCGTTCATCCCGGTGATGGTCTCGCACGCCGGCTTCAGCATCGTCAAGGACGGCACCACCGACTTCAGCAAGGGCAACGGCACCGGCCCGTTCACGCTGACCGGCTTCGACGCGGCCGCCCGCACCTCGCTGGCCCGGTTCGACGGCTACTGGCAGGACAACAAGCCCTACCTCGACGCCATCCAGATCGTGGTCATCGCGGAGGACGCCACCCGCCTCCAGGCCGTCACCTCGGGCAGCCAGGACGTCGTCGACAACATCACCGGCGCCAACACGCTGCTGCTCAAGGGCAGCGTCGAGCCCTACATGCTGAAGAACGGCGGCTGGGTCGGGCTGACCATGTTCGGTGACACCGCGCCGTTCAACAACCAGAAGATCATCCAGGCGATGCAGTACGCCGCCGACCGCAAGAAGATCATGTCGGTCGTGGCGCCGGGCATCGACATCATCTCGCCCGACATCCCGATCCCGCCGGAGGACCCGTTCTTCCCCTCCGGGCTCCAGCCGCGGGCCTACGACCCCGACAAGGCCAAGGCGCTGCTCAAGGAGGCGGGCGTCAGCGGCAACTTCAGCTTCGACGTCTACGCCTACGAGGGCGACAAGCTGGACACCGCGGTCAGCTTCAAGAGCACCGCCGAGGCGGCCGGCATCAACGCCAACGTGATCACCTGGCCGCACGCCACGTTCTTCACCGACATCTTCAAGAAGAAGCCGGCGATCGGCATCAGCGTGGCCCGCCTGCACATCTCGCAGGCCCTGCCCCGGCTCTACGGCAAGGGCGGCGACCTCAACATCACCCACTTCAGCAACCCGCAGTTCGACGACCTGGTCGCACAGGCCACCGCGTCGTCCGACCAGGCGAAGCAGAAGCAGCTCTTCTCCGACGCGCTGACCATCGTCAACGACGGCGCCGCCAACGTGATCCCCGGCTGGGAGGGTCAGGTCTACGGGAAGAGCAAGCATGTGCAGGGGCTGGACGCGGCCAACGGCGCGCACATGTACCTGTCCGGCGCCTACCTCAGCTAA
- a CDS encoding mandelate racemase/muconate lactonizing enzyme family protein, translated as MAIQRVEVFRLSQPVTAAAGPSGATYRERNSVLVRLRDSDGLDGWGETYARVGVAATIEDVGEVLIGRDAADARPLLDALRIATADGLAFSALAIALDDLRARRLGVPVSTLYGGRRRDSVRGYASSGGYVDGVDPEQSWPDEVSAATRDGFTACKIRIGRFAPTRELPILAKVRDQVGPDVDLMVDANGAYAVPRAREVARGLSDLGFRWLEEPLIRHRGGLTYPGYEHLGGLGIAIAAYEGLETRGAFDSYLTRTPVDIVQPDVAICGGIGELLFVADLAALRGRQCVPHAWGGAVLLAATLQAISLLPEPSELDGPDSPLLEVDRFENPMRTRLAQEPLTLTTTTGRMAIPDGPGLGITVDEDFVRHASAG; from the coding sequence ATGGCGATCCAGCGGGTCGAGGTTTTCCGGCTCAGCCAGCCCGTCACCGCGGCCGCCGGCCCGTCCGGCGCCACCTACCGCGAGCGCAACAGCGTCCTGGTCAGGCTCCGCGACAGCGACGGGCTCGACGGTTGGGGCGAGACCTACGCCCGCGTCGGTGTCGCCGCCACCATCGAAGACGTCGGCGAGGTGCTGATCGGCCGCGACGCCGCCGACGCCCGCCCGCTCCTCGACGCGCTGCGCATCGCGACCGCCGACGGCCTCGCGTTCAGCGCGCTCGCCATCGCCCTCGACGACCTGCGCGCCCGCCGCCTCGGCGTGCCGGTGTCCACGTTGTACGGTGGCCGCCGGCGCGACAGCGTCCGCGGCTACGCGTCCAGCGGTGGCTACGTCGACGGCGTCGACCCCGAGCAGAGCTGGCCCGACGAGGTCTCCGCCGCGACCCGCGACGGCTTCACCGCTTGCAAGATCCGGATCGGCCGTTTCGCGCCCACCCGCGAGCTGCCGATCCTGGCCAAGGTGCGCGACCAGGTCGGCCCCGATGTCGACCTGATGGTCGACGCCAACGGCGCCTACGCCGTGCCGCGGGCCCGCGAGGTCGCCCGGGGCCTGTCCGACCTTGGCTTCCGCTGGCTCGAGGAGCCGCTGATCCGGCACCGGGGCGGGCTGACCTACCCGGGCTACGAGCACCTCGGCGGCCTGGGCATCGCGATCGCCGCCTACGAGGGCCTGGAGACCCGCGGTGCCTTCGACTCCTATCTGACCCGCACCCCGGTCGACATCGTCCAGCCGGACGTGGCGATCTGTGGCGGGATCGGCGAACTGCTCTTCGTCGCCGACCTCGCCGCCCTGCGCGGCCGGCAGTGCGTGCCGCACGCCTGGGGCGGCGCGGTGCTGCTCGCCGCCACCCTCCAGGCGATCAGCCTGCTGCCCGAACCCTCCGAACTGGATGGACCGGACTCACCTCTGCTCGAGGTGGACCGGTTCGAGAACCCGATGCGCACGCGGCTCGCCCAGGAGCCGCTCACCCTCACCACCACCACCGGCCGGATGGCCATTCCGGACGGTCCCGGCCTCGGCATCACGGTCGACGAGGACTTCGTCCGGCACGCCTCCGCCGGCTGA